Proteins encoded together in one Haloarcula rubripromontorii window:
- the bluB gene encoding 5,6-dimethylbenzimidazole synthase: protein MAEFGPREREAVYKSIYSRRDIRRFAGDPVPEEVLGRILDAAHNAPSVGFSQPWDFIVIEDKQTKSAVAAIAERAIAAAREGYNEPRKSEFGQLKLEGITDAPVNICVTCDPTRDAPHVLGRNTMQRMDVYSTCLAVQNLWLAARAEGIGVGWVSFLYPHELRDVLNIPHHIQPVAYLCVGYPEDGFPSEPVLQQEGWRSRIDRSELVHHGEWDPSRTPETQS, encoded by the coding sequence ATGGCTGAGTTCGGCCCCCGAGAGCGCGAGGCAGTCTACAAGTCGATTTATTCGCGACGAGACATCAGACGATTTGCCGGCGACCCAGTTCCCGAGGAAGTTCTCGGACGGATTTTAGACGCCGCCCACAACGCGCCAAGCGTCGGGTTCTCGCAACCGTGGGATTTCATCGTGATAGAGGACAAACAGACGAAATCAGCGGTCGCAGCGATTGCCGAACGGGCGATAGCCGCCGCACGCGAAGGCTACAACGAACCGCGCAAATCAGAGTTCGGCCAGTTGAAACTGGAGGGGATAACCGACGCGCCGGTGAATATCTGTGTTACCTGTGACCCCACACGCGATGCGCCACACGTTCTCGGCCGGAACACGATGCAGCGAATGGACGTTTATTCGACGTGCCTTGCCGTGCAGAACCTCTGGCTGGCTGCCCGTGCCGAGGGTATCGGTGTCGGCTGGGTCTCGTTTCTGTATCCCCACGAACTCCGTGATGTGTTGAACATTCCACACCACATTCAACCCGTGGCCTACCTCTGTGTCGGATATCCAGAGGACGGCTTCCCTTCCGAACCGGTACTGCAACAGGAAGGCTGGCGTAGTCGCATCGACAGATCGGAACTGGTCCACCACGGTGAGTGGGACCCCAGTCGGACACCTGAAACGCAGTCATAA
- the dinB gene encoding DNA polymerase IV, with amino-acid sequence MDAARLPGTSGPEQIVAHVDMDCFYAACEQRREPALRGEPLVVGMGYENGTTHGAVATASYEAREYGVESAMAISEALERLPRKVEAVADPDLDVEDAGFYRPVDMDFYESVAADVREILHAEAEVVREVSIDEAYLDVTEQVAWETVESWAQDLKDTIESAVGVVASVGIAPTMSAAKVASDRDKPDGLVVVEPGTVREFFADLPVEDVHGVGPVTARELATLDIETAGDLAAADPELLAGRFGERGREIRRYARGEDERSVTPKGDPKSLSRESAFTEATTDSEAKCRQVRTLADAVADRAQRKGARYQTIGIKVVTPPFDVNTRARSLPGPVEEPDLVRRVALELLGEFDDDPVRKVGVRVSNLDFSAGEQANLDGFGGDAEPEATSDSSVADNSSARAKEQTEDGQAGLGTFVGNDGGSEAADDTVDDGTAASDTHVSLPPGQTTLADF; translated from the coding sequence ATGGACGCTGCGCGGCTCCCCGGGACCAGCGGACCCGAGCAGATCGTCGCGCACGTCGACATGGACTGTTTCTACGCCGCCTGCGAACAGCGTCGGGAGCCGGCGCTCCGCGGGGAACCGCTCGTCGTGGGGATGGGCTACGAGAACGGCACGACACACGGGGCCGTCGCGACAGCGAGCTACGAGGCCCGAGAGTACGGTGTCGAATCGGCGATGGCCATCTCCGAGGCACTGGAACGGCTCCCGCGGAAGGTCGAGGCTGTTGCGGACCCGGACCTCGATGTCGAAGACGCCGGCTTCTACCGTCCGGTCGATATGGACTTCTACGAGTCCGTCGCCGCAGATGTCCGAGAAATCCTCCACGCGGAGGCGGAAGTCGTCCGCGAGGTGAGCATCGACGAAGCGTATCTGGACGTGACCGAGCAGGTCGCATGGGAGACTGTCGAGTCGTGGGCACAGGACCTGAAAGATACAATCGAGTCAGCGGTCGGCGTGGTGGCGAGTGTCGGCATCGCGCCGACGATGAGCGCCGCGAAGGTGGCCAGCGACCGCGACAAGCCGGACGGCCTAGTCGTCGTCGAACCGGGAACTGTCCGAGAGTTCTTCGCCGACCTCCCGGTCGAGGATGTCCACGGCGTCGGTCCGGTCACCGCTAGAGAACTCGCTACACTCGATATCGAAACTGCGGGGGACCTTGCGGCCGCCGATCCAGAACTATTGGCCGGACGCTTCGGCGAGCGCGGTCGTGAGATACGTCGTTACGCCCGTGGCGAGGACGAGCGGTCGGTGACCCCGAAAGGCGACCCCAAGAGCCTCTCACGGGAGTCCGCGTTCACCGAGGCTACGACCGATTCGGAGGCCAAGTGTCGCCAGGTTCGCACGCTCGCCGACGCTGTCGCTGACCGCGCACAGCGAAAGGGCGCGCGATACCAGACTATCGGCATCAAGGTCGTGACGCCGCCGTTCGACGTGAACACGCGCGCCCGGTCGCTCCCCGGCCCGGTCGAGGAACCCGACCTGGTCCGTCGTGTCGCGCTGGAGTTGCTGGGCGAGTTCGACGACGACCCGGTTCGGAAGGTCGGTGTTCGCGTTTCGAACCTGGATTTCTCTGCCGGCGAGCAGGCCAATCTGGACGGATTCGGCGGTGACGCTGAACCCGAGGCGACGAGCGATAGCTCTGTCGCCGACAACAGCTCAGCGAGGGCCAAAGAACAGACCGAGGACGGACAGGCTGGACTCGGGACGTTCGTCGGGAACGACGGCGGCAGCGAGGCTGCCGATGACACGGTAGACGATGGAACAGCCGCCAGCGATACTCATGTTTCGCTCCCGCCCGGTCAGACGACGCTCGCGGATTTCTAG
- a CDS encoding class I SAM-dependent methyltransferase: MPASDPNAGSDTDGEPSRAAVRRTYEDIGDHFSKTREYAWPEVEAFVDESSSAGTALDVGCGNGRHAELLAEVADRVVGLDASRALLQAATDRVGDSVTLLQGDATRLPLASESVGLAVYVATLHHLPSQAARRASLDELARVLAPGARALVSAWSTAHDRFDADPDADAGFDTTVDWTLPGGETVPRFYHIYTPAEFERDVADSDLRLVSMELSSGNCYGVVEPEGKRT, from the coding sequence ATGCCAGCCTCCGACCCGAACGCCGGCAGTGACACTGACGGCGAGCCATCGCGGGCCGCCGTCCGCCGGACGTACGAGGACATCGGCGATCACTTCTCGAAGACCCGCGAGTACGCCTGGCCGGAGGTCGAGGCGTTCGTCGACGAGTCCAGCAGTGCCGGAACGGCGCTCGATGTCGGCTGTGGCAACGGCCGTCACGCAGAACTGCTCGCTGAGGTCGCTGACCGCGTCGTCGGTCTCGACGCCAGCCGCGCGCTCCTGCAAGCCGCGACCGACCGGGTCGGCGACAGCGTCACGCTCTTGCAGGGCGACGCGACGCGGCTTCCGCTTGCTTCCGAGTCTGTCGGTCTCGCGGTGTACGTGGCGACGCTGCATCACCTGCCGTCGCAGGCCGCCCGCCGCGCCAGCCTAGACGAACTGGCTCGCGTTCTCGCGCCGGGCGCTCGCGCGCTCGTCAGCGCGTGGAGTACGGCCCACGACCGCTTCGACGCCGACCCCGACGCGGACGCGGGCTTTGACACGACCGTCGACTGGACGCTCCCCGGCGGCGAGACAGTGCCGCGGTTCTATCACATCTACACGCCGGCCGAATTCGAGCGCGATGTCGCCGACAGCGACCTCCGGCTCGTCTCGATGGAACTCTCAAGCGGCAACTGTTACGGGGTTGTCGAGCCAGAAGGGAAACGCACTTAA